The DNA window CCTCGGCATTCCCACCGCCACTTCCGTGCGCATCATTCCGGTCAAATTGCTCGAAGAGAACCGTCGCATCATCAACCAATATTTGGCCGACGCCACCGGCGGCAAGATGAGCTTCACGCACATCATTGCCTGGGCCATCGTCAAAGCGCTGAAGGTGATGCCGGTCATGGCAACCTCGTTTTTTGAGAGCAATGGCACAGCATATAAAGTCACGCCGGAGTACCTCAATCTCGGCCTCGCGGTGGATGTTGCGAAAAAAGACGGTTCGCGCACATTATTCGTTCCTAACATCAAGGCCGCTGACACGATGGATTTCAGCACGTTCTTCGCGGCGTACAACGAGATTCTCCGCAAGGTTTACGCGAATCAAGTTACGCCGGAGGATTTTGCCGGCACGACGGTGACGCTCACCAACCCCGGCACGATTGGCACGGTGCACTCGGTGCCGCGTCTCATGCCCGGACAAGGCTTGATCGTCGCCACCGGCGCCATCGACTATCCGCCGGAGTATCAAGCCGCGGATCCGCGCACCATTGCGCGCCTCGGCATCAGCAAGGTGATGACGGTGACGAGCACCTACGATCATCGCGTCATTCAGGGCGCAGAAAGCGGTTTGTTCCTGCAGGCGCTGCACAAGCTGCTGACCGGTGAAGATGATTTTTATGAAGAAATCTTTGCCAGCATGAAAATTCCGCATCAGCCGGTGCGATTGACGCGCGATATCAATCCCTTGCTCGAAGCCGGCGAGGCGATGATCGAAAAGCAGGCGCGTGTGCTGCAGCTCATCAACATTTATCGCGTGCGCGGCCATCTGATTGCGAACCTCAATCCCTTGAGCACGAAAGCGCCGTCGCACAAAGAGCTTGATCCCGAGCGTTATGGTTTGACGGTGTGGGATTACGATCGCGAGTTCATCACCGGCGGACTCGGCGGCAGGCAGCGCGCGACGTTGCGCGAGATTCTCGACACGCTGCGCGAGGCCTATTGCCAAACCATCGGCGTCGAGTACATGCACATTCAAGAGCCGGAGCAGAAGGAGTGGATTCAGCAACGCATCGAAGGCGTGCCGCGCAAAAAGTGGATGGAGAGTGCCGCCAAGCGCCGCATTCTCACCAAGCTCAATGAAGCCGAAGCTTTTGAGAGATTCCTCCATGCCAAATACGTCGGCCATAAACGATTTAGTTTGGAAGGTGCCGAGTCGCTCATTCCCATGCTTGACGCCTTGCTCCTGCACGCCAGCAAGCACGACATCGTCGAAGTGGTGATGGGCATGGCGCATCGCGGTCGCATCAACGTGCTCGCCAATATTCTCGGCAAAAGCTATCAGGAAATTTTTCTCAAATTCGAGGACAATCCCGATCCCAACAGCCGCGAAGGCACCGGCGATGTAAAATATCATTTGGGCGCGACGGGCGCTTATCAAAGTCCCGATGGTAAATCGGTTGCAATCACACTGGCACCGAATCCAAGTCATCTCGAGGCCGTCGATCCTGTGGTTGAGGGCATGGTGCGCGCCAAGCAGGATATTTTGGGCGATGCCGAGCACCGGCGCGTTCTCGCGCTGCTGATCCACGGCGACGCGGCTTTTGCCGGGCAGGGCGTGGTGGCGGAAACGCTCAACCTCAGCGCGCTGCACGGCTACCGCACTGGCGGCACGGTTCACATTGTCATCAACAACGGTATCGGCTTCACCACCGCGCCGGTGGATGCGCGCTCCAGCGTTTACGCGACGGATGTTGCCAAAATGGTGCAAGCGCCGATCTTTCATGTCAACGGCAACGATCCCGAAGCTTGCGTGCGCGTGATTGAGCTGGCGTTGGCGTTCCGGCAGGCGTTCCAGAAAGACGTGGTGATCGACATGATTTGTTTTCGCCGGCACGGCCACAACGAAAGCGATGAGCCGAGCTACACGCAGCCGCTGATGTATTCGCGCATCAAGGACATGCGCTCGGTGCGCAAGCATTACACCGAGACGCTGATCAAGCGTGGCGAGTTGAGCCTCGAAGAAGCGGAGCAGGTGTTGAAGGAGTTTCAAGCGCGTTTGGAGGAAGCGTTCAAAACCACGCAAAAGAGCATCACGCCGACGGAAAAGTTGCCGAGCGAGCCGCCGCTGGATGAAGTTTTGCCGTTCATCCCCACCGGCGTGCCGCGCCAAGTTTTGGATGCAATCAGTTTCGCGCTCGCCAATTTTCCGCGTGACTTTCACGTTCATCCCAAGCTGGCCAAACAGCTTGTCGCGCGCGGTACGATGCTCGACGAAGACGCCGTGGATTGGGGCACGGCCGAGTCGTTGGCGTTTGGTTCATTATTATTGGAAGGCATTCCCATTCGACTTTCCGGCCAGGATTCGCAGCGCGGCACGTTCAGCCAGCGCCACGCGGTTTTGGTGGATTATGAAAATGAAAAAGAATTTACACCGTTGAATCACATTCGCGAGGGGCAGGCGGCGCTGATGATTTATGACAGCTTGCTCAGCGAATATGCGGTGTTGGGATTTGATTATGGCTATTCGGTGGCGCGGAAAGAAGCACTGACCTTGTGGGAGGCGCAATTCGGCGATTTTATGAACGGCGCGCAAATCATCATCGATCAGTTCATTTCGTCGGCGGAAGAGAAATGGGGGCAAGCGAGCGGGTTGGTGATGTTGCTGCCGCACGGCTTTGAAGGCCAGGGCCCGGAGCATTCCAGCGGCCGCATCGAGCGCTTTTTGACGCTATGCGCCGAAGAGAACATGCGCGTGACCGTGCCCACGACTGCGGCGCAATATTTTCATCTCTTGCGCAATCAAATGCACGCCGGCATTCGCAAGCCGCTCATCGTGATGACACCGAAAAGCTTGTTGCGCTCGCCCGCCGCCAAGAGTGCCGCCGCAGAATTTGTTGAGGGCGGATTTCAAATTTTGCTTGACGATCCGGCGCCGCCCCAGAATCCGACGCGATTGTTGTTGTGCTCGGGAAAGGTGTTCTATGATTTGATG is part of the candidate division KSB1 bacterium genome and encodes:
- a CDS encoding multifunctional oxoglutarate decarboxylase/oxoglutarate dehydrogenase thiamine pyrophosphate-binding subunit/dihydrolipoyllysine-residue succinyltransferase subunit, producing the protein MPDTLAKQYPEAFGPNAWLIEEMYRQFREQPETVTESWRDFFEDYRPLSAPAPQVGAEPSAPKPAEPPEDGRATIPPGATPLRGGVARIVENMQRSLGIPTATSVRIIPVKLLEENRRIINQYLADATGGKMSFTHIIAWAIVKALKVMPVMATSFFESNGTAYKVTPEYLNLGLAVDVAKKDGSRTLFVPNIKAADTMDFSTFFAAYNEILRKVYANQVTPEDFAGTTVTLTNPGTIGTVHSVPRLMPGQGLIVATGAIDYPPEYQAADPRTIARLGISKVMTVTSTYDHRVIQGAESGLFLQALHKLLTGEDDFYEEIFASMKIPHQPVRLTRDINPLLEAGEAMIEKQARVLQLINIYRVRGHLIANLNPLSTKAPSHKELDPERYGLTVWDYDREFITGGLGGRQRATLREILDTLREAYCQTIGVEYMHIQEPEQKEWIQQRIEGVPRKKWMESAAKRRILTKLNEAEAFERFLHAKYVGHKRFSLEGAESLIPMLDALLLHASKHDIVEVVMGMAHRGRINVLANILGKSYQEIFLKFEDNPDPNSREGTGDVKYHLGATGAYQSPDGKSVAITLAPNPSHLEAVDPVVEGMVRAKQDILGDAEHRRVLALLIHGDAAFAGQGVVAETLNLSALHGYRTGGTVHIVINNGIGFTTAPVDARSSVYATDVAKMVQAPIFHVNGNDPEACVRVIELALAFRQAFQKDVVIDMICFRRHGHNESDEPSYTQPLMYSRIKDMRSVRKHYTETLIKRGELSLEEAEQVLKEFQARLEEAFKTTQKSITPTEKLPSEPPLDEVLPFIPTGVPRQVLDAISFALANFPRDFHVHPKLAKQLVARGTMLDEDAVDWGTAESLAFGSLLLEGIPIRLSGQDSQRGTFSQRHAVLVDYENEKEFTPLNHIREGQAALMIYDSLLSEYAVLGFDYGYSVARKEALTLWEAQFGDFMNGAQIIIDQFISSAEEKWGQASGLVMLLPHGFEGQGPEHSSGRIERFLTLCAEENMRVTVPTTAAQYFHLLRNQMHAGIRKPLIVMTPKSLLRSPAAKSAAAEFVEGGFQILLDDPAPPQNPTRLLLCSGKVFYDLMSYRQQNNVNDTVIIRLEQLYPFPFDGLKEILQRYPKLMDWRWVQEEPRNMGAWNFVQTRLKYVLTPNHRLTYVGRVPSASPATGSARVHQLEQERLIRQAFA